From Sporosarcina sp. 6E9, a single genomic window includes:
- a CDS encoding NifU N-terminal domain-containing protein: MKIISIEATPNPNSMRVVFDTELPSGTSHNYRKSDAETASEPAASLLKVEGINGIYHVMNFMAIEKDPSVEWEEILAKVEAIIPKQ, encoded by the coding sequence ATGAAAATAATATCAATCGAAGCAACGCCAAATCCAAACTCGATGAGAGTCGTTTTTGATACCGAACTACCATCTGGAACTAGTCATAATTATAGAAAAAGCGATGCCGAAACTGCATCAGAACCTGCAGCATCACTTTTAAAAGTGGAGGGTATAAACGGTATCTATCATGTAATGAATTTCATGGCAATCGAAAAAGATCCTAGTGTTGAATGGGAAGAAATCCTTGCCAAAGTAGAAGCTATCATTCCGAAGCAATAA
- a CDS encoding conserved virulence factor C family protein: MKIVTVEPTPSPNSMKIVLNTELPAGTSFNYKKSDAETAPHPMSALLAINGVRGIYHVMNFMAVERAGNVAWEAILADIQKVINEESNDHEAPVEEKADDSYGEVYVHVQTYKDIPLQVKVFDSESEERFGLSERFLQAMDEVHGAEVENYILLRKWADYGIRYGEKTEIGEIVLQEVEAAYPDERLQEIILQSREGQGDVVHRGRKVTLEEFAVDEWEKRFQMLDQMPDPDMTDVALLDFALDDEKMSIRRLATVYLGMIEDTAVIPYIEKALRDKSWAVRRTAGDCMSDLGFEGFEDAAIRLLTDRNKLVRWRAAMFLYETGTKKALPALKEAENDPEFEVKLQIRMAIARIGEGEEAQGSVWRQMTEARLGSE; this comes from the coding sequence TTGAAGATTGTTACTGTTGAACCGACACCAAGTCCTAATTCAATGAAAATCGTACTCAATACTGAGTTGCCTGCAGGCACTAGTTTTAACTATAAAAAAAGTGACGCAGAAACAGCGCCTCACCCAATGTCAGCATTGCTAGCAATAAACGGTGTCCGCGGCATCTATCACGTGATGAACTTTATGGCGGTAGAACGTGCCGGTAATGTAGCATGGGAAGCCATACTTGCTGATATTCAGAAAGTCATCAATGAAGAGTCGAATGATCACGAGGCACCAGTTGAAGAAAAAGCTGACGATAGCTATGGTGAAGTGTATGTCCACGTGCAAACGTATAAAGATATACCGCTTCAAGTGAAAGTATTTGATAGCGAATCTGAAGAACGTTTTGGACTAAGTGAACGATTCCTTCAAGCGATGGATGAAGTGCATGGTGCCGAAGTCGAAAATTATATTTTGCTTAGGAAATGGGCAGATTATGGAATTCGTTATGGCGAAAAAACGGAGATTGGTGAAATCGTCTTGCAAGAAGTCGAGGCAGCTTATCCAGATGAACGGTTACAAGAAATCATCCTTCAATCAAGAGAAGGACAGGGAGACGTCGTTCATCGCGGCAGAAAGGTAACGCTTGAAGAGTTTGCTGTTGATGAGTGGGAAAAACGCTTCCAGATGCTTGATCAAATGCCGGATCCGGATATGACGGACGTAGCGCTCCTTGACTTTGCACTTGATGACGAAAAAATGTCGATTCGGAGACTTGCCACAGTTTATCTCGGCATGATAGAAGATACAGCTGTGATTCCTTATATTGAAAAAGCATTAAGAGATAAAAGTTGGGCGGTTAGACGGACTGCCGGGGACTGCATGAGTGATCTTGGTTTCGAAGGATTTGAAGATGCTGCAATTCGCTTACTTACAGACCGCAACAAGCTTGTTCGTTGGCGCGCAGCTATGTTCCTTTATGAAACAGGTACCAAAAAGGCACTCCCGGCATTAAAAGAAGCCGAGAACGATCCTGAATTCGAAGTGAAACTTCAAATTCGCATGGCGATTGCGAGAATCGGTGAGGGTGAAGAAGCACAAGGCTCTGTTTGGAGACAAATGACAGAAGCACGATTAGGTTCCGAATAA
- a CDS encoding N-acetylmuramoyl-L-alanine amidase: protein MVKIVIDASNGLKCIAENNEEWNCNNEVVRAAIEKLKTYKEVEVIRIDDPSGENVVSMTERARRANEWNADIYVSIQYGSNLKPKEITPAFTPRIVKAMGDREGGLKHTSFHVLRDTEFPAIFTGAGFSNSIVDIIRLCNESFLRAEGEAIAEGLAAYIKLQPGTMTGATAPQNDKVESSKPMSEDLVSAATIVLQHLESDRKGVIPEKWLKSIHEGTLTDSDAIGLLYVVLHNWLTR, encoded by the coding sequence ATGGTTAAGATTGTGATTGATGCTAGTAATGGTTTGAAGTGTATCGCTGAGAATAACGAAGAGTGGAATTGTAATAATGAGGTCGTGAGAGCGGCGATTGAGAAATTAAAGACCTATAAAGAGGTCGAAGTAATACGTATTGATGATCCATCTGGTGAAAATGTTGTTTCAATGACGGAACGGGCCAGGAGGGCAAACGAATGGAATGCTGATATATATGTTTCGATTCAGTATGGATCGAATTTGAAACCTAAAGAAATCACTCCAGCTTTTACGCCTAGAATTGTAAAGGCTATGGGAGATAGGGAGGGGGGCTTAAAACATACAAGTTTTCACGTATTACGTGATACTGAGTTTCCTGCAATTTTTACAGGTGCCGGATTTTCGAATTCTATAGTTGACATAATAAGATTATGTAACGAAAGTTTTTTGCGAGCAGAAGGTGAAGCGATTGCTGAAGGACTTGCCGCCTATATAAAGCTACAACCCGGCACAATGACAGGTGCTACAGCTCCCCAGAATGATAAAGTTGAATCATCTAAACCAATGTCGGAAGATCTTGTTTCGGCCGCGACAATTGTATTGCAGCATCTCGAATCAGACAGAAAAGGGGTCATTCCTGAAAAATGGTTGAAAAGTATTCATGAAGGAACGCTTACAGACTCGGATGCAATTGGTTTATTGTACGTAGTGCTTCATAACTGGTTAACGAGGTAA
- a CDS encoding N-acetylmuramoyl-L-alanine amidase: MIKIAIDAGHGLNTPGKRAPSGEREWMFNNKVALAVISRLHTFQNVQLLRLDDPTGTVDVELKTRTNRANAWRADVLISIHHNAYLGVWGPHGGIETYTLPGASQQSRDLAAVVQPLVVKAMGLCDRGNKTLNLHMLRESKMPAILIEGGFMDSTTDIVALLNEQKLKKQGEAIATGLAVYLNLKPKVDVSTAVIYKYGDTGPAIGTLQKNFNRLGYKLVVDQSFGPLVLAVVKDFQKHNGLAVDGYIGPLTQAKIKEKLELQKV, from the coding sequence TTGATAAAAATTGCAATCGATGCAGGTCATGGATTGAATACCCCTGGAAAGCGCGCCCCTTCAGGGGAACGTGAATGGATGTTTAATAACAAAGTGGCGCTTGCCGTAATTAGCAGACTTCATACGTTTCAAAATGTTCAACTCCTCCGTTTGGATGATCCAACCGGAACAGTCGACGTTGAGCTGAAGACGCGAACGAACCGAGCAAACGCGTGGCGTGCAGATGTACTGATTTCGATACATCATAATGCCTATTTGGGTGTTTGGGGTCCTCACGGAGGAATTGAAACATACACATTACCTGGAGCCAGTCAACAATCGCGTGACCTTGCTGCGGTTGTTCAACCGCTTGTGGTAAAAGCGATGGGATTATGCGATCGTGGGAATAAAACATTAAACTTGCATATGCTTCGTGAATCAAAAATGCCCGCTATACTTATTGAAGGTGGATTCATGGATTCTACAACAGACATTGTCGCACTACTTAATGAACAGAAATTAAAAAAACAAGGAGAAGCCATTGCAACAGGACTTGCCGTTTATTTAAATTTAAAACCGAAAGTAGACGTTTCAACAGCGGTTATTTATAAATACGGAGATACAGGTCCGGCAATTGGGACTTTACAGAAAAACTTTAACAGGCTCGGGTACAAGCTCGTTGTCGATCAAAGTTTTGGTCCTTTAGTATTAGCGGTAGTTAAAGACTTTCAAAAACATAATGGACTCGCAGTAGATGGTTACATAGGTCCGTTGACACAAGCGAAAATTAAGGAAAAGCTCGAACTACAGAAAGTGTGA
- a CDS encoding BrxA/BrxB family bacilliredoxin gives MNAYNQHMQSIYRQMREDLVQVGFKELTTQEDVTETMDNLEGSALIVVNSVCGCAAGQARPAVKEALNEVQIKPDHLFTVFAGQDREATEKMREYFPEVPPSSPSIALWKDGALAYFIPREQIEISQMETIKTHLTEVLEQFIVQ, from the coding sequence ATGAACGCTTACAATCAACATATGCAAAGTATTTATAGGCAGATGCGAGAAGACCTGGTACAAGTCGGATTTAAAGAATTAACAACTCAAGAAGATGTTACGGAAACGATGGATAACCTTGAAGGTTCAGCTCTTATTGTTGTTAATTCAGTCTGCGGTTGCGCAGCGGGGCAAGCTCGTCCAGCAGTCAAAGAAGCATTAAACGAGGTGCAAATTAAACCTGATCACTTATTCACGGTGTTTGCGGGACAGGATAGGGAAGCTACTGAAAAGATGAGAGAATATTTTCCGGAAGTTCCACCAAGCTCACCTTCAATTGCTTTATGGAAAGACGGCGCACTAGCGTATTTTATACCAAGAGAGCAAATTGAAATTTCACAAATGGAAACGATTAAAACGCATCTAACAGAAGTACTTGAACAATTCATCGTCCAATGA
- a CDS encoding class I SAM-dependent methyltransferase, whose amino-acid sequence MNTIITTNGRPSEQSFSNASHAAGALGYEIVDRRKRSITRMQDEYNSAVLVASANRYELYRIGMDKPFFFHPDTAAFRLKRLMNGETDPFIEATQLQIGDSFLDCTLGLATDSIIASYITKESGKVLGVEGDADIAFITSEGLRSYTSGSEQLTDAMKRIQVISQDAVTFLQSQPNESWDVVYIDPMFSLPIQESTNFTPLRQVGLQGMLTEEWMWEAERVCKCRVVVKDHYQSPVFEQFNLTKQIRLNTKFHFGFLQKN is encoded by the coding sequence ATGAATACCATCATAACGACAAACGGTAGACCAAGCGAGCAATCATTTTCGAACGCCTCTCATGCGGCTGGCGCTTTAGGCTATGAAATTGTGGATCGACGCAAACGGTCAATCACTCGCATGCAAGATGAATATAATAGCGCTGTTCTAGTAGCTAGTGCCAATCGATATGAATTGTACCGGATAGGGATGGACAAGCCGTTTTTCTTTCATCCGGATACAGCAGCGTTTCGGCTTAAACGATTGATGAATGGTGAAACGGATCCATTTATTGAAGCGACACAATTACAGATCGGCGATTCTTTTTTGGATTGTACGCTTGGTTTGGCAACAGATAGCATAATCGCTTCTTATATTACAAAAGAAAGCGGAAAAGTCCTTGGTGTTGAAGGAGATGCTGATATTGCTTTTATTACATCGGAAGGTTTGCGTTCCTATACATCGGGATCTGAACAGTTAACTGATGCAATGAAGCGTATTCAAGTCATTTCACAAGACGCAGTTACTTTTTTACAAAGTCAACCGAATGAAAGCTGGGATGTCGTCTATATAGACCCCATGTTCAGCTTGCCAATTCAAGAATCGACGAATTTCACACCATTACGCCAAGTCGGTTTGCAAGGGATGCTAACTGAAGAGTGGATGTGGGAGGCGGAACGCGTTTGCAAATGCCGTGTAGTTGTGAAAGACCATTACCAATCACCAGTATTTGAACAATTTAATTTAACAAAGCAGATTCGATTAAATACGAAGTTTCATTTTGGTTTTCTTCAAAAGAATTAA
- a CDS encoding YpjP family protein — protein sequence MKWLQKSLIIAVALLTFGVITPAHDIWSNFQDKSDSKHEEGPSNDSDYRIALDESPTEVVESIEESFIDSAKTLAYEKFGTKIGPVISDEFDQVIFPKIDEAIRMTLNTENEHRRLSISEKPGGNYSEKIFNVYDKDSQKDLIRFHVRTDKRPQDGYFFNFHYHVVDDGFNSHYTIGDIYWSKDTPPKWLS from the coding sequence ATGAAATGGTTGCAAAAATCACTTATTATCGCCGTTGCTCTTCTTACATTCGGTGTAATTACACCAGCTCATGATATTTGGAGTAACTTTCAAGATAAAAGTGATTCAAAACATGAAGAAGGACCTTCCAATGATTCTGATTATCGGATTGCCTTGGATGAGTCACCCACTGAAGTTGTTGAATCAATAGAAGAATCTTTTATTGATTCCGCGAAGACATTAGCTTATGAAAAGTTTGGTACAAAAATCGGACCTGTAATCTCGGATGAATTTGATCAAGTTATTTTCCCGAAAATTGATGAAGCGATTCGTATGACATTAAACACGGAAAATGAACACCGAAGACTTTCGATTAGTGAAAAACCTGGAGGGAATTACTCCGAAAAAATTTTCAACGTCTATGACAAGGATAGTCAAAAAGATTTGATCCGTTTTCACGTAAGAACGGACAAGCGCCCACAAGATGGTTATTTCTTTAATTTCCATTACCATGTGGTGGATGATGGTTTTAACTCGCATTACACAATCGGAGATATTTACTGGTCAAAAGACACGCCGCCAAAATGGTTATCATAA
- a CDS encoding thymidylate synthase, translating into MKQYLELCEYVLSNGTKKEDRTGTGTYSTFGYQMRFDLNEGFPLLTTKRTAFRLITSELLWFLKGDTNVRTLINEKNPIWDEWAFEQWVTSEEYTGPDMTNFGLRATKDPEFAEVYKEEMIAFKNRVVEDVEFAEKYGDLGPVYGKQWRSWTTGKGSIDQIANLIEGIKNNPDSRRHIVTAWNPSEVEDMALPPCHALFQFYVSDGKLSCQLYQRSADIFLGVPFNIASYALLVHLIAKECGLGVGEFVHTLGDAHIYSNHIEQVKEQLSRQPKELPTLKLNAKDKSIFELETADIEIENYDPHPRIKAPIAV; encoded by the coding sequence ATGAAACAATATTTAGAGCTTTGTGAATATGTATTATCAAATGGAACAAAAAAAGAAGATCGCACAGGTACAGGTACTTATAGCACCTTTGGTTATCAAATGAGGTTCGATCTGAACGAAGGATTTCCGTTATTGACGACTAAAAGAACCGCGTTCCGATTAATCACTTCGGAATTATTATGGTTTTTAAAAGGCGATACAAACGTTCGGACACTAATAAATGAAAAGAATCCGATTTGGGATGAGTGGGCATTTGAACAATGGGTAACAAGCGAAGAGTATACAGGACCGGATATGACAAATTTCGGACTTAGAGCGACAAAAGATCCCGAGTTTGCAGAAGTTTATAAAGAAGAAATGATAGCATTTAAAAACCGTGTCGTTGAAGATGTTGAATTCGCGGAAAAATATGGTGACCTTGGACCTGTATACGGGAAACAATGGCGTTCTTGGACTACAGGAAAGGGCTCGATTGACCAAATCGCGAATCTAATTGAAGGTATAAAAAATAATCCAGATTCACGCCGACATATCGTAACTGCTTGGAACCCATCTGAAGTTGAAGATATGGCATTGCCGCCTTGTCACGCACTTTTCCAGTTTTATGTTTCTGATGGGAAACTTTCTTGCCAATTATATCAACGCAGTGCAGATATCTTTCTAGGTGTGCCATTTAATATTGCTTCCTATGCATTACTCGTTCATTTAATTGCAAAAGAATGCGGCCTTGGTGTTGGAGAATTTGTACATACACTGGGTGACGCTCATATATATTCGAATCATATCGAACAAGTTAAAGAACAACTTTCACGTCAACCGAAGGAACTTCCAACTTTAAAATTAAATGCAAAAGATAAATCGATTTTCGAATTGGAAACAGCTGATATTGAAATTGAGAATTATGATCCGCATCCGAGAATAAAAGCTCCCATTGCAGTTTAA
- a CDS encoding dihydrofolate reductase gives MISLIVAHDPNRVIGKDNDLPWHLPEDLAYFKKMTMGKAMVMGRKTYESIGRPLPGRLSVVVTRDPDYTAEGVVVVHDLNEGIEKAKEYASEVMIIGGAEIFNMVMDIADRLYITLIQTEFEGDTYFPSYENEWSLKSTSEEIISKNGTSFVYQIYDKK, from the coding sequence ATGATTTCGTTAATTGTAGCGCATGATCCAAACCGAGTGATTGGAAAAGATAATGATTTGCCCTGGCATTTGCCGGAAGACCTAGCGTATTTCAAAAAAATGACGATGGGCAAAGCGATGGTTATGGGCAGAAAAACGTATGAGTCTATTGGAAGGCCGTTGCCGGGTAGATTAAGCGTTGTTGTTACTAGAGATCCCGACTATACGGCTGAAGGCGTAGTCGTGGTCCATGATTTAAATGAGGGGATTGAAAAGGCAAAAGAGTATGCCTCGGAGGTCATGATTATCGGCGGTGCTGAAATTTTTAATATGGTAATGGACATCGCGGATCGACTTTACATTACATTGATTCAAACCGAATTCGAAGGCGATACTTATTTTCCGTCTTATGAAAATGAGTGGTCATTGAAGTCAACTTCCGAAGAAATCATATCAAAGAACGGAACATCTTTTGTTTACCAAATTTACGATAAAAAATAA
- a CDS encoding DegV family protein: MKKIHIVTDSTADLTEEEILKYGIHVVPLTIQIDNDSYIDGVDLKPAEFIGLMKNANELPKSSQPAAGVFKELYERLAEDGSEILSIHMTGGMSGTVRSAETAAEMAKADVTVIDSMFISHALTFQVLEAAKMAANGKSMEEIVTRIEQVRKQTTLFVVVDKLDNLVKGGRIGRGRGLIGSLLKIKPIATLQNGVYTPVAQVRSHRQVIAHLFKVFTEETAGKIIRGVGISHANGLVMAEPLKKLIEDTGIKDVRLTFTTPVISTHTGEGAIGFMYYYD; the protein is encoded by the coding sequence ATGAAGAAAATTCATATTGTGACGGACTCTACTGCTGATTTAACAGAAGAAGAGATTTTAAAATATGGAATCCATGTCGTGCCATTAACCATTCAAATTGATAATGATTCATATATCGATGGTGTTGATTTAAAGCCTGCTGAATTTATAGGATTAATGAAAAATGCGAACGAACTACCAAAGAGTTCACAACCAGCTGCTGGAGTATTTAAAGAACTTTATGAACGTCTCGCGGAAGATGGAAGCGAGATTCTTTCGATTCATATGACTGGCGGCATGAGCGGAACAGTACGGTCGGCAGAAACAGCCGCTGAAATGGCGAAGGCTGACGTAACCGTAATCGATTCAATGTTTATATCACACGCATTAACTTTTCAAGTATTAGAAGCTGCGAAAATGGCTGCTAACGGAAAGAGTATGGAAGAAATCGTAACAAGGATTGAACAAGTTCGAAAGCAAACCACGCTTTTTGTTGTTGTGGATAAATTAGATAATTTAGTCAAAGGCGGGCGCATTGGTCGAGGTCGAGGACTAATTGGTTCATTATTAAAAATCAAACCAATTGCCACTTTACAAAATGGTGTCTATACACCCGTGGCGCAAGTAAGAAGTCATCGCCAAGTCATTGCACATTTATTTAAAGTATTTACTGAAGAAACCGCGGGTAAAATTATTCGAGGTGTCGGAATTTCCCATGCAAATGGCTTGGTAATGGCCGAACCATTAAAAAAACTCATTGAAGATACTGGGATTAAGGATGTCAGACTAACATTTACGACACCAGTAATCAGCACGCATACCGGGGAAGGCGCAATTGGTTTTATGTATTATTATGATTAA
- a CDS encoding GDSL-type esterase/lipase family protein, with protein sequence MRRIIILSLVFSLFMSGCKSPLINSTEPIAERMNTEFDNWNIPGTFILKDIYIVGLGDSLTVGLGDEFKRGGYFTRLTNAMTEWQGVEDVEVTNLAVSGRRSDRLLKQLEESKTRDAIKSADIVVFTIGGNDIMKVVKRDLFNLKEQAFYDELEQFTNRLNEIFTIIRTLNSDAIIFVGGLYNPFTIVTDEETGFEAILNDWNDAIEVQTELDGKSCFVPVTDLFNSNSNMVYHTDFFHPNAKGYEEMTNRFLEKIDECGLYQLSDGELDM encoded by the coding sequence ATGAGAAGGATTATAATACTGTCATTGGTCTTCTCATTATTCATGTCTGGTTGTAAATCACCGTTAATCAATTCTACAGAACCCATCGCGGAAAGAATGAATACGGAATTTGACAATTGGAATATTCCGGGCACCTTCATTTTAAAAGACATCTATATTGTTGGACTAGGAGATTCTCTTACGGTTGGCCTTGGAGACGAGTTCAAAAGAGGTGGTTATTTCACACGATTAACCAATGCAATGACTGAATGGCAAGGCGTGGAAGACGTGGAAGTGACGAATTTGGCAGTAAGTGGCCGTAGAAGCGATCGTCTTTTAAAGCAACTTGAAGAGTCGAAAACGCGAGACGCAATCAAAAGTGCAGATATAGTTGTATTTACAATAGGCGGCAATGACATAATGAAAGTTGTAAAGAGGGATTTATTTAACTTGAAAGAGCAAGCTTTCTATGATGAGCTTGAGCAGTTTACCAATCGTTTAAATGAAATATTTACGATTATCAGAACGTTAAATTCAGACGCAATTATCTTTGTCGGCGGGTTATATAATCCGTTTACAATTGTGACGGATGAAGAAACAGGGTTTGAGGCGATACTAAACGATTGGAACGATGCAATTGAAGTTCAGACCGAGTTGGATGGAAAATCATGCTTCGTACCTGTGACTGATTTGTTCAATTCTAATTCGAATATGGTTTACCATACCGATTTCTTTCACCCGAATGCAAAAGGATACGAGGAAATGACAAATCGTTTTCTTGAGAAAATTGATGAATGCGGGTTATACCAACTATCGGATGGGGAATTGGACATGTAG
- a CDS encoding YpmS family protein: MNLWKIAFFGLAGIVIAAVVYLFILLGQHDDSAPIPKADDTIKAANYLTVRATKKDFEGIANTYIQKAINKEPLPVTMLVEDDIILLSELTVFSYTLPVKMHFDPIVREDGNLTLKQSKLEIGKLNIQPATVLKILKDSVDLPPWMVVRPKEEELFIDLRALPISGDLEVRAKEFNLDKDEIILEITIPK, encoded by the coding sequence ATGAATCTTTGGAAAATCGCATTTTTTGGACTAGCTGGTATAGTCATTGCTGCTGTAGTGTATCTATTTATACTACTAGGGCAACACGATGACTCCGCGCCCATCCCAAAGGCAGATGATACGATTAAAGCAGCAAATTACTTAACGGTTCGAGCAACAAAGAAGGACTTTGAAGGCATTGCAAATACTTATATACAAAAAGCGATAAATAAGGAGCCTTTGCCGGTAACTATGCTGGTGGAGGATGATATCATTCTGTTATCGGAACTTACTGTTTTCTCCTACACGCTTCCCGTTAAAATGCATTTTGATCCGATTGTTCGTGAGGACGGTAATTTAACATTGAAACAGTCGAAACTTGAAATTGGGAAGTTAAATATTCAACCCGCAACGGTATTGAAGATATTGAAAGACTCTGTTGATTTGCCGCCATGGATGGTTGTGCGTCCAAAAGAAGAAGAATTATTTATAGATTTACGGGCATTGCCTATTTCTGGTGATTTAGAAGTGCGCGCGAAAGAGTTTAATCTTGATAAAGATGAAATTATTCTTGAAATAACAATTCCAAAATGA
- the msrA gene encoding peptide-methionine (S)-S-oxide reductase MsrA — translation MSEALATFAGGCFWCMVKPFDRYEGVDSVISGYTGGDVENPSYELVCTNTTGHREAVQIKFNEELISYEELLSIFWRQIDPTDSGGQFFDRGESYETVIFTHSEEQRLLAEKSKKELEASGKFDKPIATKILPAKTFYPAEEGHQNYYMKNPGHYQRYSIGSGREQFKRNHWREEL, via the coding sequence ATGTCCGAAGCATTAGCAACATTCGCAGGTGGTTGTTTTTGGTGTATGGTCAAACCATTTGACCGATACGAGGGGGTAGACTCCGTCATTTCCGGTTACACAGGCGGAGATGTTGAAAATCCATCGTATGAACTTGTTTGCACAAATACAACTGGCCACAGAGAAGCTGTACAAATTAAATTTAATGAGGAACTCATATCGTATGAGGAATTATTATCAATCTTTTGGCGACAAATCGATCCAACCGATTCTGGCGGACAATTCTTTGACCGTGGTGAATCTTATGAAACCGTGATTTTCACACACTCTGAAGAACAAAGGCTACTTGCTGAGAAATCTAAAAAGGAACTTGAGGCATCAGGGAAGTTCGACAAACCGATTGCCACCAAGATATTACCCGCTAAAACTTTTTATCCGGCAGAGGAAGGCCATCAAAATTATTACATGAAAAATCCGGGACATTATCAAAGATATTCAATTGGATCGGGTAGGGAGCAATTTAAGCGTAATCATTGGAGGGAAGAGTTATGA
- the msrB gene encoding peptide-methionine (R)-S-oxide reductase MsrB, giving the protein MSEDLKKRLTDIQYHVTQENGTEQPFRNEYDSHYEEGIYVDIVSGKPLFSSKDKYDAGCGWPSFTKPIEETEVSEHFDESHGMRRTEVRSKTADSHLGHVFPDGPGPDGLRYCINSAALRFVPVTDLEKEGYSEYKKLF; this is encoded by the coding sequence ATGAGTGAAGATTTAAAGAAAAGATTGACCGATATTCAATATCACGTAACACAAGAAAACGGCACAGAACAGCCTTTTCGCAATGAATATGATAGTCATTATGAGGAAGGGATTTACGTGGACATTGTTTCAGGAAAACCCTTATTTAGCTCCAAAGATAAATATGACGCTGGCTGTGGATGGCCGAGCTTTACGAAACCAATTGAAGAAACAGAGGTAAGTGAGCACTTTGATGAAAGTCATGGCATGCGACGTACTGAAGTTAGAAGTAAAACAGCCGACTCCCATCTAGGACATGTTTTTCCTGATGGACCTGGACCAGACGGACTTCGTTATTGCATTAATTCGGCTGCACTGCGATTTGTTCCTGTTACTGATCTTGAAAAAGAAGGCTACAGCGAGTATAAAAAGTTGTTTTAA
- a CDS encoding YozE family protein, with translation MNRTFYQFALSYRGGGKNDEKAIFAEGMFNDLSFPKEETKYDPLSRYIEEKAEEEMRPVVFDELYSIYFDRVKPSV, from the coding sequence ATGAATCGAACCTTTTATCAATTTGCATTATCGTATCGCGGGGGCGGAAAAAATGATGAGAAAGCCATTTTTGCAGAAGGCATGTTTAATGACCTAAGCTTTCCCAAAGAAGAAACTAAGTATGACCCATTATCGCGGTATATCGAAGAGAAAGCCGAAGAAGAAATGCGTCCGGTCGTCTTTGATGAATTATATAGCATTTACTTTGACCGGGTTAAACCATCCGTCTAA
- the deoD gene encoding purine-nucleoside phosphorylase — protein MSIHINAEKGAIAETVLLPGDPLRAKYIAETFLEDVTQYNDVRNMFGYTGTYKGERISVQGTGMGVPSISIYVTELMQEYNVQNLIRVGTCGAIQKDVKLRDVIIAQGATSNSNMNDIIFDKIKFAPIADFGLLTKAYNAGVEKGLNLRVGNVFTEDLFYNEFSNHEQLAQYGVLAVEMEASALYTLAAKFGRKALTILTVSDHILTGEVTSAEERQLTFNDMIVVALDAAIQK, from the coding sequence ATGAGTATACATATTAATGCTGAAAAAGGTGCCATTGCTGAAACTGTTTTATTGCCGGGGGATCCCCTTCGTGCCAAATACATCGCGGAAACATTTTTAGAAGATGTAACACAATATAATGATGTTCGAAATATGTTCGGCTACACGGGAACTTATAAAGGTGAACGTATTTCTGTTCAAGGAACTGGAATGGGTGTACCTTCTATCTCCATTTACGTGACAGAACTCATGCAAGAATACAATGTTCAAAACCTAATCCGTGTCGGCACATGCGGAGCTATCCAAAAAGATGTGAAACTTCGGGATGTCATCATTGCTCAAGGTGCAACATCTAATTCCAACATGAATGATATTATTTTCGATAAAATCAAGTTTGCACCAATTGCCGATTTTGGTTTATTAACAAAAGCTTATAACGCGGGCGTTGAAAAAGGGTTGAATTTACGTGTCGGTAATGTTTTCACAGAAGACTTATTTTATAATGAGTTTTCGAACCACGAACAACTAGCCCAATATGGTGTTCTTGCGGTAGAAATGGAAGCATCTGCTCTTTATACATTGGCTGCTAAATTCGGACGCAAAGCGCTTACGATTCTTACAGTTAGTGATCATATTTTGACGGGTGAAGTGACATCTGCTGAAGAACGTCAACTAACATTCAATGATATGATTGTTGTCGCGTTGGATGCTGCTATACAAAAATAA